The Muribaculum intestinale genome includes the window CTACAACAACCACATCGAGCAGGCGCGTATGCAATTGTCGCGCGAGCCCCGCCGTCTGCCCCGTATGACACTGAATCCCGACATAAAATCAATATTTGATTTCAAGTATGATGATTTTACCCTTGAGGATTACGATCCGCATCCACATATTAAAGCGGTAGTAGCGGTATGATGAACGACATTGTAAAAATTCCGGTAACTCTCGTGGCGGCTGTCACCCGCGACGGTGGGCTGGGACGCTCCGGGCGTCTCCTTTACCATATAAGCGCAGATATGAAACATTTCAAAGCCCTTACAATGGGACATCCGCTTATAATGGGCCGCAAGACGTATGAATCGTTTCCCTCCGGTCCGTTGCCGGGCCGTCTCAACATAGTGCTAACGCGTGGCGATATGCAGTTGCCTGAAGGGGCTGTCGTAGCGCATACTCCCGAAGAGGCTCTTTCCATAGCAGCAAGCTATATTGCCGATAAAAGCGAATCTTATGCTGACGATAGGGTGCTGTCGGCCATGGTGATAGGCGGAGGGGAGATATACCGTGCGTTTATGCCGGTGGCCGATGCTCTTGAAATCACCGAGATAGACACTTTGTCTCCATCCGACACCGATACATGGTTTCCGGAAATCATCTCCGCCGAATGGAATGTAGTATCCGAGGGAGCAATTCAGTCGGATTCCCGCTCTGGTGCGCAATATCGATTTATTACTTATAGCCGCAGGAAATAGCGGCTCTTGATGTTACATAGTATTATCATTATATTTTGGGGGTGATGTGTGTACTGCAACACATCACCCCCAAAATATTGTTATGCCACAAAGATTTAACAATTTTGAAGCGGTTGATTTTATTATTTTTAATAACTTTGTGAAAAATTGTAACGTGGCTGCGGAGGCATGCTAACGCGCTATCTTTCAGTTTTGTGTTTTTGCGTTTTCCGGTGTGGAAATGTCAAAGCATCTGTGTTGGAAAAGATAAAATTTGCTATATTTTTCAATTAATTCAACCAAGTCATTATTATGAAGAGACTCATTCTCTTGGCCAGCATCGTCTGGCTCGCTTGTGTGGCTGCGATGGCCGCACCTGGTGATATCAAGTGTAGTGGCGTCGTTGTGGATGACCAGGGCGAGCCTATTATCGGCGCCACGGTCAGCGTGCCCGGCACTTCCATTGCCGCTGCTACGGATATCGACGGCCGCTTCTCTCTGGAAGTTCCAAAGGGGAAGAATATCCACATTTCTTACATTGGATACAAGTCGCGCGACCTCAAGGCTGCTCCTTCGATGGGTGATATCGCCCTTGATGTGGAGGCTCAGATGCTCAAGGACGTCGTTATAGAGCAGTCGGCTGCCAAGACACGTCTTACTCCTGTGGCTGTATCTACTGTAGGCGCACAGACTATCGATCTCAAGCTCGGCAACCAGGACCTCCCCGAGGTGCTCAAGACTACTCCCGGCGTATGGACAACAAAGCAGGGCGGCGGTTTCGGCGATGCCAAGACCAATGTACGTGGATTCAAGAGCGAGAACGTGGCCGTGATGATCAACGGTATCCCCGTCAACGATATGGAGTGGGGCGGTGTATACTGGAGCAACTTCGCAGGTCTCTCCGACGTTACCAGCAACATTCAGGTACAGCGCGGTCTCGGTGCCACAATTGTATCGAGTCCTTCTGTAGGTGGTACCATCAATATCACCACCCGCACTATCGATTCTGAAAAAGGCGGCTCGGTATGGTACGGTATGGGCAACGACGGCCTCAACACATACGGTGTGAAGGTGTCAACCGGCCTTATGAAGAACGGCTGGGCTATGACATTCCTCGGCTCGCGCAAGTGGGGCGACGGTTATGTACAGTACACTCCCTACAATAACTACAATTACTTCTTCAACCTCTCCAAGCGCATCAACGAGAACCATCAGATCAGCCTTACTGCTTTCGGCGGCCAGCAGAATCATATCCGTCGCCCCAATCAGCGCTCAGGCCTCTCTGTAATGGGCTATCAGACATATGGCAAGGAGTATATGGACGGTGACTGCATGTACAAGTACAACCCCACCTATGGTTACGACAAGTACGGTCACGTGAAGACTCAGAACAAGAATTACTCCCACAAGCCCATCATCCAGCTCAACCATATCTGGAAGATTGACGACACTTCTTCACTCTCATCGGCTCTCTACGCATCATTCTGCGATGCAGGCGGCTACTCCGGTCAGGCTACAGGTCTCAATGGCTATAGCTATAGCGACTGGTATGGTGCCACCGACGGCGTGCTCTCTACCCGCTTCCGTCGTCCCGACGGCACATTCGACTACGGCGCAATCCAGGAAATCAACGAAAACTCTACCGAGGGTTCGATGTATGCAATGTCGGTAGGTGTAAACCAGCATCAGTGGTACGGCCTCGTTTCTTCTTATAAGAAAGAGTTCGATTTCCAGAACGGCGACGTGCTCAACATTATCGGCGGTATTGACATGCGCTATTACCGTGGCACTCACTACAACAAGCTCGTCGACCTCTACAACGGCGAATACTTCATGGACTACTCGTCGCGTCGCGGCGTATCTGCCGAACTGAATGCAGCCGCCGCCGACCCGTCGTGGCAGTACGAGCACCTCGGTGTAGGCGACATCGTATACAAAAACTATCGCGGCTATACCGCCCAGGAGGGTATCTACGCTCAAGGTGAGTATACAATGATGGACAATAAATTCAACTTCGTGCTCGCCGGCTCGGTCAACAACACAT containing:
- a CDS encoding TonB-dependent receptor; the encoded protein is MKRLILLASIVWLACVAAMAAPGDIKCSGVVVDDQGEPIIGATVSVPGTSIAAATDIDGRFSLEVPKGKNIHISYIGYKSRDLKAAPSMGDIALDVEAQMLKDVVIEQSAAKTRLTPVAVSTVGAQTIDLKLGNQDLPEVLKTTPGVWTTKQGGGFGDAKTNVRGFKSENVAVMINGIPVNDMEWGGVYWSNFAGLSDVTSNIQVQRGLGATIVSSPSVGGTINITTRTIDSEKGGSVWYGMGNDGLNTYGVKVSTGLMKNGWAMTFLGSRKWGDGYVQYTPYNNYNYFFNLSKRINENHQISLTAFGGQQNHIRRPNQRSGLSVMGYQTYGKEYMDGDCMYKYNPTYGYDKYGHVKTQNKNYSHKPIIQLNHIWKIDDTSSLSSALYASFCDAGGYSGQATGLNGYSYSDWYGATDGVLSTRFRRPDGTFDYGAIQEINENSTEGSMYAMSVGVNQHQWYGLVSSYKKEFDFQNGDVLNIIGGIDMRYYRGTHYNKLVDLYNGEYFMDYSSRRGVSAELNAAAADPSWQYEHLGVGDIVYKNYRGYTAQEGIYAQGEYTMMDNKFNFVLAGSVNNTSYWRHELFYADKAHRDSETVNFWAGTIKGGANWNIDKRNNVFFNAGYISRAPFFQGGAFLSYSTSNATNKNAVNEKVVSFEAGYGYQSRELAVTFNAYYTKWIDKTMARGGTMDDGNRYTINLEGVNARHMGVELNVNWIPVQWLNVEGMLSLGNWEWCSNASGYFFNNYGQPLGEIKNGYVVGVEYPNPSNPAKPIKYTTQAKATVNQKGVKVADSPQTQGSVSVSFLPFKGFRIGADWVAEARTYSDFSLSGSTLSNGTVNVGDPWQIPWGQQFDLFASYSFKIAGVRARLYGNVYNVFNNYYITDAMTNTTSNGTWENAYGVFYSFGRTYSIRMRINF
- a CDS encoding dihydrofolate reductase, yielding MMNDIVKIPVTLVAAVTRDGGLGRSGRLLYHISADMKHFKALTMGHPLIMGRKTYESFPSGPLPGRLNIVLTRGDMQLPEGAVVAHTPEEALSIAASYIADKSESYADDRVLSAMVIGGGEIYRAFMPVADALEITEIDTLSPSDTDTWFPEIISAEWNVVSEGAIQSDSRSGAQYRFITYSRRK